A single window of Dendropsophus ebraccatus isolate aDenEbr1 chromosome 5, aDenEbr1.pat, whole genome shotgun sequence DNA harbors:
- the LOC138794038 gene encoding olfactory receptor 6N1-like: MENMTFSPSVLTLNFGELTPVKYLYWVIAFMGYTMIMILNGVVIGTVWYHRSLHEPMYIFISVLCMNGLYGSSAFFPSLLVNLLQKNPSISYIACFIQIFGIHTYGACEMTILTSMAYDRYVSICDPLQYNRIMTPSVVLKLVLGAWLYPSTLIFILIILAVRLPLCGTNIVKIYCDNWSVLRLSCVDTSVNNVYGLIITAAVLGLPFLLICYSYIRIIRVCMKSSKDTKEKALQTCTPHFITIVNYLADLFFEITLFRFPLPNLPSELKAFISLQFLVVPPILNPVIYGLKMREIKSKVKQLLLGKQTKIQDKVTE; this comes from the coding sequence GGTCATTGCTTTCATGGGCTATACAATGATTATGATTCTCAATGGTGTGGTGATTGGTACAGTGTGGTATCACAGGAGTCTTCATGAGCCCATGTACATCTTCATATCTGTGCTGTGTATGAATGGTCTCTATGGCAGCAGCGCCTTCTTCCCCAGTCTCTTAGTAAACCTGCTTCAGAAGAATCCATCCATTTCCTATATTGCTTGCTTTATCCAGATATTTGGCATCCACACCTATGGGGCATGTGAGATGACTATCTTGACCTCCATGGCCTATGACCGCTATGTTAGTATCTGTGATCCTCTGCAGTATAACAGGATAATGACGCCGTCAGTAGTCCTTAAGCTGGTCCTGGGAGCCTGGTTATATCCGAGCACACTGATATTCATCCTTATAATACTGGCGGTCAGACTTCCATTATGTGGCACCAATATCGTGAAGATCTACTGTGACAACTGGTCAGTGCTGAGACTCTCCTGCGTAGACACATCGGTCAACAACGTCTATGGACTCATCATCACTGCGGCTGTGCTCGGATTGCCATTCTTACTGATATGTTATTCTTATATCAGGATTATCAGGGTCTGTATGAAGTCCTCCAAGGATACTAAGGAGAAGGCTCTGCAGACCTGTACTCCACATTTCATCACCATAGTAAACTACCTTGCCGACCTTTTCTTTGAGATTACTTTATTTCGATTTCCTCTACCAAATCTACCATCTGAGCTCAAAGCCTTTATTTCGTTGCAGTTTCTGGTGGTTCCACCCATCCTGAATCCTGTCATTTATGGTTTAAAGATGAGGGAAATAAAGTCTAAAGTGAAGCAACTTTTATtaggaaaacaaacaaaaatacaaGACAAAGTTACCGAATAA